GCAAGGGAAAATCCCGCAATCCTCAAAGAGTTACTACCCTGAATCCACAAAACTCTTGTCCCCTCCAATCCACCACTGTTCTCCTAGCACTTTGGTTGACACATTTTGATTTGTTCTTGTATACTTCATCCATGCTGTTGCAAATATAATGATCTTCTCTCAGCTCAGTTGAACAAGCATCATAGACGATAAAAGCTCTAAGTCTGGAGGAACGAGATGGATAAGATGACAATCAGAGATTTCCCTTTAAAGGACAGGAGGGTTTTCCTGCGTGTCGATTTCAACGTTCCGTTGAAGGAAGGAACAATAAAGGACGACAGGAGGATCAGGGAGTCTCTGCCGACAATCGATTTTCTCATAGAGCAGGGGGTAAAACTCATAATCGCCTCGCATCTTGGCAGGCCCGGAGGAAAAGTCATTGAAGAGATGAGCTTGGAGCCGGTGTCGACAAGGCTTGCGCAACTGACCGGGAAAAAGGTGAAGATGGCTCCCGACTGTATCGGAGAAGAAACGAGAAGGATGGCCATGTCGCTTGCTCCGGGAGATATGCTCCTGCTCGAGAATCTTAGATTCCATCCAGAAGAGGAAAAGAACGATCCCGGATTTTCGAAGGAGCTTGCCTGTCTTGCCGATGTCTACGTCAACGATGCCTTCGGTGCAGCCCACAGAGCCCATGCTTCCGTGGAGGGAATTGGCAAGTTCTTGAAGCCCTGCCTTGCAGGCTTTCTTATGGAGAAGGAGCTGAAGTACCTCAGCGAGATAACAGGGAACCCGAAACACCCCTTCGTCACTATACTTGGCGGAGCGAAGGTCTCCGACAAGATAAAACTCATAAATAATCTTCTGAGAAAAGTGGATAAATTACTGATAGGTGGAGCTATGGCTTACACCTTCATGAAGGCTCAGGGAATCCCCGTCGGGAATTCCCTGACGGAAGAGGATCGACTTGAGCTTGCCAACTCCATTCTTGAAAAATGCAGGGAGCACAATATTCAGATGATCCTCCCGCTGGACCACATCGTCGTGGATGACAGGGATGGGGAGAAAGTCATGGAGACGCTGGATGAGAATATAGGAGAGGGCCGTAAGGGAATGGACATTGGTCCAAAGACAATCTCCACCTTCGAACAGCAGATAGCTGACGCCGAGACGATTTTCTGGAACGGTCCCATGGGTGTCTTCGAAAATGATCTCTTCTCTGAGGGGACCAGAAAAGTAGCGCTAGCCATTGCCGCATCAAAAGGATTATCGGTCGTTGGCGGAGGCGACTCCGCTGCCGCTCTCAAGAAGTTCGGACTCGAAGAAGGGATCGACCATATCTCCACTGGAGGGGGAGCCTCCCTGGAATTCGTATCCGGAATTCCCCTTCCCGGCATTCTCGTTCTAACCGATAAATGACGCTGAGGAATATATATGAGGATACCTCTTATCATTGCAAACTGGAAAATGAACAAAACAGATACCCGGGTTCGGAGATACATGGAGGATTTTCTCCCGCTCGTTAAGGAGATCGCGAACCGGGAGATCGCTATCGCCCCTCCATTCGTTTCCCTCATAACGTTGAGGAACCTGATCGTAGGCACAGGGATCAAGCTCTGCGGCCAGAACATGCACTGGGAATATGAAGGAGCATACACCGGAGAGATCTCAGGCACCATGCTAAGCGAGATCGGCTGTTCCTATGTCATTCTGGGGCACTCCGAGAGAAGAGAGTTCTTCGGTGAAACGGACGAGAGAGTGCAAAAGAAACTGCAAGCGGCTATTTCCGCCGGTTTGACGCCCATCCTGTGCATCGGGGAAAAAGACTTCGAGAGGGACGCCGAAAGGACTTTCATAGTCGTCGAATACCAGTTGCGAAAAGCTCTTGGAGGAATCAATCTTGCACCAAGCCGGCACCTCGTCATAGCCTATGAGCCGGTCTGGGCCATTGGGACCGGCCGCACTGCAAAGCCCGAGCAGGCGAACGAAGTCCACATTTTCATCAGGGAGCTCCTCGAGAACATCTACAATCCCGATCTGGCATCGAAAATCCGAATCATCTACGGCGGGAGCGTCACCCCGGACAATATCGGACCCTTGATGTCCAAGGAAGAGATAGACGGAGTCCTGGTTGGAGGTGCCTCTCTTGACGCCGAGAAGTTCTCGCGCATCGTTCGGTTCCATATTGAATGATAAGATCTAAGATGATATATTTTAAAGGAAATTTTTAAGGGATTTTTCGATGATAAATGCTTTCTTGATAATCATTCATGTTTTTGTTTCTATCGTTCTCATTCTCGTCGTCCTTCTTCAGACAGGGAAGCGAGCCGACCTTGCCGGGGCTTTTGGAGGTGGTGGAAGCCAGACGGCACTGGGAACGAGGGGAGCAGCAACATTTCTCTCCAAGATGACGACCGCATCGGCCATCATCTTCATGCTGACATCCCTCTCGCTTGCCATCCTCTCCACAAGGAAAAGAGGAGAGGAAACTGTCCTCGACAAGGCCAGAGTCAAGCAGGAAGTGCCGGCTTCATCAGCACCTGCCATTCCTCAGTCGCCTCCTGCCGGGACATCGCAGACAGAAACAATTCCTCTCGCCGGCCAGAGCGAGGAAGTTCAGCAGGGAGCAGCGGACACAGGCGCTCCGCAGGAAAAAGGGTCCGCTCAGGCAGAAGAAAAAGCTCCGTGAGCACTAACGTATCTTTTAATGAAAGCGTGCCGAAGTGGTGGAATTGGTAGACACACCATCTTGAGGGGGTGGCGGGTCACACCGTGCGAGTTCGAGTCTCGCCTTCGGCACCACTGTTGACTTTACAATCATGGATGCGATTATCTCAATAAACCTTTAAGATGTCGGATTGCGGCTGATGCAAACCAGTTCGATTACCTTATCTCTTTGAGAGCTTTCCACGGATTGACTTCCTCAGAATGCTCATTCCTTCATCAATCTCCGGCTGTGAGATGTTGAGAGCTGGCCGGAAGCGAATGCTTGAGTGTCCGCAGCCAAGGATGATCAGGTTGTTCGCATAGCAGATCTTCCTGAGCTCGTCCCGGTCGGCAGCCGTGGGGCAATCGAAGGCACACATCAGTCCCCTTCCCCTTGCGTTGCTAACAAATTCAGGGAATTCCCTTTGCAGCTTCAGGATTTCACCACGCATGTATTCCCCCATCTTCGCGGCGTTGTCGATCATTCCCTCTTCCGCGATGATCTTGAGGTACATGGTGCTTCTCACCATGTCTGTCAGGTTGCCGCCCCAGGTCGAATTGAGTCTGCTTGGGATCTTAAAGACGTTGTCTTCGACCTCTTCAATTCTCTTTCCGCACATCATCCCACAAACTTGAACCTTTTTACCAAAGCAGATAAAATCCGGTTTCACGCTAAAATGGTTGGTAGCCCACCATTTACCAGTTAATCCGAGGCCAGCCTGAACCTCGTCGAAGATAAGCATCGCATCATTCTCATCGGCAAGTCGCCTGAGCTCCTGCAGGAACTCAGGGCGGAAATGATTATCGCCGCCTTCCCCCTGTATCGGCTCGATGATGATGGCCGCGATGTCATCCTTATTATTATAGAAGGCTGTCTTGATCTGCTCGACAGCACTCCTTTCGAGGGCAATCACATCCTCCAGGTTCTGCCCTTCCAGAGGGAATCTGATCTTGGGATTTACGATTCTCGGCCAGTTGAACTTCGGGAAATACATGGTCTTCCTCGGATCGGCCGTATTCGTCAGCGAGAGCGTGTAACCCGTCCTTCCATGGAAGGCCTGCTGGAAGTGGATTACCTGAGTGCCTTTCTCTTCTCTGTACCCCTTCTTGAAATTCTTTCTGATCTTCCAATCGAAGGAGGCTTTAAGCGCGTTCTCGACTCCCAGCGCTCCCCCCTCGATCAGGAAGAGGTGAGGAAGATAATCGGGCATGGCCATACTGGAGAAGGTCTTCACGAACTCCGCCATCTCTATGGTGTATACGTCCGAATTGGACGGCTTATTGACAGCAGCTCTCAATAATCTTTCCTTTGCTTCCGGCGTCAACATCCTCGGATGGTTCAGCCCGATTGGAGAAGTAGCGAAGAAGGTGAAGAAATCAAGGAGGATATTTCCCGTCCTGGAATCGTAGATCCGGGTTCCACTGCTCTTTTCAAGATCCACGACCATCTCAAAGCCATCGATGAGCATGTGCTTCTTCAGCGTGGTGTGGACATCTTTCGGTGCAACGCTAACCCATTGTAAAGCCTGCTTCATAAAAACTCCTTTTTAATTTCTAGTTTTATTTTCCCTTTCGTTCTTTTTTCCTGTTCTGTTTCCTCGACTTTCCAGCTCTACCTCCCTATCATCCAAGTTGAGAGATATCTCTTCCTTGGCCGTTGAGAGAACCAGAATCGTCCTCGTCCCACGGACTCCTGTCATGCTATTGATCTTGTCCAGAAGGAGGTTCTTCAGAGAAAGCCTGTTCTGGGCCTTTACCTTCAGAAGGCAGCTCCCCTCTCCCGTTACGAAGTGGCATTCCTGGACTTCCTTCAGCTTCTTCATCTCCTTGGCGAAGAGACTCTCATGCTTCGGGTGTTCGATGAAGACTTCGATGAAAGCCGTGATGTCGATTCCGATCTTCCCGCAATCGAGGATGGCGACGTATTTTCTGATGATTCCACCTTTTTCCAGCTTCCTGATCCTCTCGTTTACCGAAGGGGTTGAGAGCCCTACTCTGGATGCTATCTCCGCCTGCGAGGCATAGCAATCATGCTGCAGTATCTTCAAGATTTTTCTGTCTATCTCATCCATATCGATAATTATTAGAAAAAAAGCTGTTTTCACTTAATATTATACGGTATAAATGAGATTTTATCTAATATTATTTTTACTATCAGCTTATTGAAAAAGGAATAGAATCCGGTGCGAAATGCTGGTAAACTAATTCGGCTATCAGAGATCATGTGGAGAAAAACAACGAAATTACAAGGACAAAAAAATCATGAACATCAGAATAATAATGAACAATGACAATGGAGGAAAGATATAAGCCTATGATAGACATCAAATTGGTTCAACAGGAGATAAGAAAGCGAGGGATGGACGGGTGGCTCTTTTATGATTTCCACAACCGGGATGCCATGGCCTATCGCATCCTGGGTCTGGAGTTCAACAAGTTTACTTCCCGCCGCTGGTATTACTTAATTCCAGCGCAAGGGGAACCGCGAAAGCTTGTCTCGGGAGTCGAATCTTCCAAGCTCGACCCCCTGCAGGGCCAGAAGATCATCTATCGTTCCTGGAGAGAGCAGCACCGACTGCTGAAAGAGCTTCTGAAGGGCTGCACGAAAATCGCTATGCAGTATTCCCCCACGAATAACATCCCCTATATCTCGATGGTGGATGCTGGCACGATCGAGCTTATACGTTCCCTGGGTGTAGAGGTTGTTTCCTCCGCCGATCTCGTTCAGATATTCGAAGCTATCATCGATGAGAAAGGGTATCAGGCTCATCTCCAGGCCGGCCTGAAGGTCCAGAAGATAAAGGATGAAGCCTTCGACTTCATCGGCCATAAGATCAGGAGAGGAGAGCGCGTTACCGAGTATGAAGTTCAGCAGTTCATCATCAAGCGCTTCAAGGAGGAAGGGCTGACTGACGACGGGGACCACCCCATCGTCGCCATCAACGACCATGCGGCAGATCCACACTTCGAGCCGAAAGGGCAGAATACTTATACTATAAAGAAAGATGATAAGCTGCTTATCGATCTGTGGGCAAGGCTTGATCGCGAGGACGGCATATACTACGACATCACCTGGTGCGGCTTCATCGGAAATGATCCTCCAGCTCGATACAGGGAGATCTTCGAGACGGTCAGGAATGCGAGGAATGCCGGGCGCGATTTCGTCCGCCAGAAATTTATCCGGGGAGAGAAATGCTTCGGGTACGAAGTAGATGATGTATGCCGCGGCGTCATAACGAAAGCGGGATATGGCGAATATTTCGTTCACCGCACCGGTCATTCCATAGGCCATGAGGTTCATGGCAACGGTGTGAACATCGATAACTTCGAGACGAAGGATGAGAGGGAACTGGTTCCGGGCATATGCTTCTCCCTCGAGCCGGCCATCTACCTGCCGGGCGAGATGGGTGCACGAAGTGAAGTCAACGTATTTATCGCAAAAGAAAGAGAAGTGATCGTCGCCGGTAAAGAGCAAGAGGAACTTATCCTTATCTATTAAAGATTTTTTCCTTGATACGCGATATGAAATTATTTCAAAAGAAAGAGAGCCTCTGGGATTTCCTCGCTATCTCTGAGAACTTTTAGATCAGGAGGAAAAAGATATGTCACTCTATCTCTGGATAATTCTCGTCTATCTCCTCATATTGACAGGGTTCAACTTCTACCGGAGCAAGAAGATCAAGAGTCAGGACGACTTCATGGTAGCTGGCAGAAAACTGAGCATGAACATACTCGTCTTCACGCTCATCTGCACCTGGATCGGATCAGGAACTTTCATCGCAGGAGCGGAATACGCCGCCTATGCAGGATGGTCCAGCCTCTGGCTCCCTGCTGGCGCCTGGTTCGGCATCCTCATCATATATTTTCTTGCTGGGAAGATACGGACTTTCGGCCAGTACACAATCGGAGACATTCTCGAGGTTCGTTATGGGAAGCTTGCCCGACTCGTTGGCGCCATCATGATCATCATCGCATTCACAACCATCGTCTCATATCAGTTCCGTGCCGGTGGTCTCATCCTGAATATCTTGACGGGCGGACAGATCTCGGTGGCGTTGGGACAGTTCCTCGCCGCCTTTTTCGTCATCACCTTCACCTTTCTGGGCGGGATGGTCGCCGTTGCACACACCGACCTGCCAAACGGCATCATCATACTTCTTGCATGTTGCATCGCTGTTCCTCTCGTCGTCCTGTTCTCCGGCGGCGTTGATTCCGCCGCTCAGAACCTGCCGACGACTCACATGGCTCTTTTCGCTAAAGACTTCGGAGAATATCCTGCTTTGAAAGCGGGTGGATACTTCCTCGCAACATTGCTTCTTCTGATGGGAATCCAGTCGATGTATCAGAAATTCTATAGCGCTCGCACACCGCGCGAAGCCAGACAGGCAACGGCCCTCTGGATCTTCGGGACCATCATCGTGGAAGTCGTCGTCGTGGCGATAGCCATCTATTCCGCTTCATCTCACTGGGTGGAGATAAAGGAGTTCGAGATAATCAGGGCACTGCAGGGAGAGGTCCGGAACAGAACGGTGGCTATGAGCGAAGTACAGAACAGGGCGGATGCGATGATAGCCAGCCTCTCCTCGGAAGGCTCCTTGAAGCCGGGACAGGCTATCCAGCTTACTGAAAAGATTCACGCTGACCTCCAGAGAGTTTCCACGGAAGAGGAACTGTTCGGCAAGAGAGAAGGTGTAGACCCGGCGGCCATTGTCCTGAAGGCAGCCGAGGATATCTCATCTTATACAATCCTCGGATTCCTTGCCGGCGTGCTCCTTCTTGGAGCCGCCTGCGCCGTAGTAATTTCTACAGGAATGAACTACCTTCTCTCACCCACGACCAACATCATGCGCGACATCTACGGACGGTTCATCGACGAAGGAGCTTCAGAGAGGAAGAAGATCATACTTCAGAAGGCCTTCGTCATCCTGGTCGGTGTCTGCGCCTTTTTGATGATCTTCATCCCGACTTTAATGGGATCGAAGATCTCAGTCCTGAGATATGCCTACATGGCTTACACAATGTACGGAGTCGCGATCACGCCGGCGCTCCTAGCGGCTCTGGCCTGGAAACGGGCCACCAAGGCGGGCGGCCTATCCTCCATCATAGGTGGAGGACTTACAGCGTTCATGCTCGAATTGGTCATTCCTAATTTATTCCCGGAGGTAATGAAGGGTGGAGACCCATGGGGGATCCCGGGGATCTATATCTCCGCTGCCGTTTCTATAGGATGCCTTATCATAATAAGCTTGCTAACGAAGGCGCCGAGCCAGGAAGAGATTGAGGAGCTATTTCCCAAGATCAGTTTCTAGCATTCCACCCGAGATGTTTATGTACCACTACAGACCATTATTACCAGTCTTTGTAATAGGTACCATCAAGGGCTTCCTCGTAACTTAAGGAATAAACGTCATAGACATTCTCTCCGCCCCAGCTCGTTGAATCGAAATCATCCTGATATGACCTCAAGCCCCACTCCGCCTTGCCTGTCATTGGATCAACCGGTATCTTCCTCAAGAATTTTATCGTCTTTGGCATGGGGTTCTCTGGTCCTCCCACTTCGACCCCTTCAACGAGCGTCTCCAGGTCTGGCGGATAACCTTCCTGCTCGATGTCTTCCTGGATGATGAACCCCTGATCTGCATACATCTTGTACATGTCGATGGCATCCCGGACCTGCTTGAGAGCCCTTTTTAGATCTATCTCCTTCTGTCTCTTCACGGCGACTTGCGCCATAGGTATGACGACCGTGGCTATGAGCATGAGTATGGCGACGACGATGAGAAGTTCAATGAAGGTAAGTCCCCGTTCGCCATGCCATTTGTTGTTTAATCTAATTCTCATTCTTTTGATAGGATGAATTTTTACCCCACTGTACAATTTTTTATCGGATTCATTCCTGCATATAATCGCTGTCATCGTTATTGTCCCATTCTCTTCAACTTTTCCAGAATGTACTGGCTTCCCGGATCGAGTTCAAGTGCCTTCCTGTAAGCATCCACGGCTTTATCCCTTTTCCCCATCCTGGCCAAGCAGTCGCCTTCGAGGATATAGGCTTTCAGCAGGAGTGAAGGTTCCTGAAAAGAGTAGAGCTCCGCGCTCTGAGCCAATTCCAGACATTGCGCATAGTTTGTACGCAGGTATGCAACCTGCGCCATTCCGTAGTACGCCGACCCGCTCGTCGGAGCGATCCTAAGAGCCTTCTCGAACTTTGTCTCTGCAAGATCCAGCTTCTTGTTACTCACGCAATCCCAGCCCTGAGCGATCAACTGAGAGGCAGCCTGGTCCGATGGCAGAGCCGGCTTCTCAACCTTCGGAGCTGGAGAAGATTCGGGTTTGGGTTGCACCGGTTTAGGAGCAGGAGCCGGAAGCGTTGGCTGTGGCTGCGATGGGAGCCGAGCCGGCAGTTCAGCGGGCGCCGTCTTAGGAGGAGGTTCTTGCCTTGGCGGTGGCTGCGATGGTCTCCTCCTGAACAGAGGAGCACAGCTAGCAACAGAGAGAAAAGTAAGAAGGGATAATAGCGTTAGAACAATAATGAGTTTGGGTGAATGCCCTTTCCTCATCGGTCCTCGCGCTTCTGAAATATTTTTCTAAACCAGTTCCCCAGCCCCAAGCCATGTTCATGGCAGAAGTCCCTGGGTTCTGTTCCCTCGATGAATATCTCTCTTCTTACTTCGGGACAGCCATCTACGGCCCTTTCCCCGTTCGCAGCATCTATATTAATATAAACCAAACAGGAAGGCAGAGCAAAATCGCCACCGCTGTAACTGCAACCGACGCACTTCATGTACTCCGCCCAGATGCGCATCGCCCCGGCTGCCCCTGATAATCCCGTGGATTCATCGCTATCAAAGCCAGTCCATACAAGTGTCAAGATCTGTGGAGTGTATCCAACAAACCACGAGTCCCTGTAATCGTTGGTCGTCCCAGTTTTTCCCGCTGCGATATCGTAAAACCCGTAATCTCGCAAATGCTTTGCCGTTCCCCTCTCAACTGCTCCTTTCAACATGTCGGTGATGATATAGGCGGCCTGTGCAGAAACAGCCTGGCGGACTTCGATCCTCTTTTTCTCAATGACCTTTCCTTTGATGTTAACGACGTCCTTGATGGATATCGGTGTAGCTCGTTTCCCCATGCTGGCAATGACGGAGTAAGCTTCCGCAATTTCGAGAGGCGTGACCTCTTCCGAGCCAAGCGCCAGTGAAGGTAGAGGTTCAAGCAGAGATGCGATGCCACATCTCTTCGCCGTCTCGATGACATCGTTCAGGCTAGCCATCTCTGCCATGTGCACCGTCGGGACGTTGATGGAGTTCTCAAGAGCATC
The window above is part of the Acidobacteriota bacterium genome. Proteins encoded here:
- a CDS encoding phosphoglycerate kinase, encoding MDKMTIRDFPLKDRRVFLRVDFNVPLKEGTIKDDRRIRESLPTIDFLIEQGVKLIIASHLGRPGGKVIEEMSLEPVSTRLAQLTGKKVKMAPDCIGEETRRMAMSLAPGDMLLLENLRFHPEEEKNDPGFSKELACLADVYVNDAFGAAHRAHASVEGIGKFLKPCLAGFLMEKELKYLSEITGNPKHPFVTILGGAKVSDKIKLINNLLRKVDKLLIGGAMAYTFMKAQGIPVGNSLTEEDRLELANSILEKCREHNIQMILPLDHIVVDDRDGEKVMETLDENIGEGRKGMDIGPKTISTFEQQIADAETIFWNGPMGVFENDLFSEGTRKVALAIAASKGLSVVGGGDSAAALKKFGLEEGIDHISTGGGASLEFVSGIPLPGILVLTDK
- the tpiA gene encoding triose-phosphate isomerase yields the protein MRIPLIIANWKMNKTDTRVRRYMEDFLPLVKEIANREIAIAPPFVSLITLRNLIVGTGIKLCGQNMHWEYEGAYTGEISGTMLSEIGCSYVILGHSERREFFGETDERVQKKLQAAISAGLTPILCIGEKDFERDAERTFIVVEYQLRKALGGINLAPSRHLVIAYEPVWAIGTGRTAKPEQANEVHIFIRELLENIYNPDLASKIRIIYGGSVTPDNIGPLMSKEEIDGVLVGGASLDAEKFSRIVRFHIE
- the secG gene encoding preprotein translocase subunit SecG encodes the protein MINAFLIIIHVFVSIVLILVVLLQTGKRADLAGAFGGGGSQTALGTRGAATFLSKMTTASAIIFMLTSLSLAILSTRKRGEETVLDKARVKQEVPASSAPAIPQSPPAGTSQTETIPLAGQSEEVQQGAADTGAPQEKGSAQAEEKAP
- the lat gene encoding L-lysine 6-transaminase, with translation MKQALQWVSVAPKDVHTTLKKHMLIDGFEMVVDLEKSSGTRIYDSRTGNILLDFFTFFATSPIGLNHPRMLTPEAKERLLRAAVNKPSNSDVYTIEMAEFVKTFSSMAMPDYLPHLFLIEGGALGVENALKASFDWKIRKNFKKGYREEKGTQVIHFQQAFHGRTGYTLSLTNTADPRKTMYFPKFNWPRIVNPKIRFPLEGQNLEDVIALERSAVEQIKTAFYNNKDDIAAIIIEPIQGEGGDNHFRPEFLQELRRLADENDAMLIFDEVQAGLGLTGKWWATNHFSVKPDFICFGKKVQVCGMMCGKRIEEVEDNVFKIPSRLNSTWGGNLTDMVRSTMYLKIIAEEGMIDNAAKMGEYMRGEILKLQREFPEFVSNARGRGLMCAFDCPTAADRDELRKICYANNLIILGCGHSSIRFRPALNISQPEIDEGMSILRKSIRGKLSKR
- a CDS encoding Lrp/AsnC family transcriptional regulator, giving the protein MDEIDRKILKILQHDCYASQAEIASRVGLSTPSVNERIRKLEKGGIIRKYVAILDCGKIGIDITAFIEVFIEHPKHESLFAKEMKKLKEVQECHFVTGEGSCLLKVKAQNRLSLKNLLLDKINSMTGVRGTRTILVLSTAKEEISLNLDDREVELESRGNRTGKKNERENKTRN
- a CDS encoding M24 family metallopeptidase → MIDIKLVQQEIRKRGMDGWLFYDFHNRDAMAYRILGLEFNKFTSRRWYYLIPAQGEPRKLVSGVESSKLDPLQGQKIIYRSWREQHRLLKELLKGCTKIAMQYSPTNNIPYISMVDAGTIELIRSLGVEVVSSADLVQIFEAIIDEKGYQAHLQAGLKVQKIKDEAFDFIGHKIRRGERVTEYEVQQFIIKRFKEEGLTDDGDHPIVAINDHAADPHFEPKGQNTYTIKKDDKLLIDLWARLDREDGIYYDITWCGFIGNDPPARYREIFETVRNARNAGRDFVRQKFIRGEKCFGYEVDDVCRGVITKAGYGEYFVHRTGHSIGHEVHGNGVNIDNFETKDERELVPGICFSLEPAIYLPGEMGARSEVNVFIAKEREVIVAGKEQEELILIY
- a CDS encoding sodium:solute symporter family protein; the protein is MSLYLWIILVYLLILTGFNFYRSKKIKSQDDFMVAGRKLSMNILVFTLICTWIGSGTFIAGAEYAAYAGWSSLWLPAGAWFGILIIYFLAGKIRTFGQYTIGDILEVRYGKLARLVGAIMIIIAFTTIVSYQFRAGGLILNILTGGQISVALGQFLAAFFVITFTFLGGMVAVAHTDLPNGIIILLACCIAVPLVVLFSGGVDSAAQNLPTTHMALFAKDFGEYPALKAGGYFLATLLLLMGIQSMYQKFYSARTPREARQATALWIFGTIIVEVVVVAIAIYSASSHWVEIKEFEIIRALQGEVRNRTVAMSEVQNRADAMIASLSSEGSLKPGQAIQLTEKIHADLQRVSTEEELFGKREGVDPAAIVLKAAEDISSYTILGFLAGVLLLGAACAVVISTGMNYLLSPTTNIMRDIYGRFIDEGASERKKIILQKAFVILVGVCAFLMIFIPTLMGSKISVLRYAYMAYTMYGVAITPALLAALAWKRATKAGGLSSIIGGGLTAFMLELVIPNLFPEVMKGGDPWGIPGIYISAAVSIGCLIIISLLTKAPSQEEIEELFPKISF
- a CDS encoding type II secretion system protein; translated protein: MRIRLNNKWHGERGLTFIELLIVVAILMLIATVVIPMAQVAVKRQKEIDLKRALKQVRDAIDMYKMYADQGFIIQEDIEQEGYPPDLETLVEGVEVGGPENPMPKTIKFLRKIPVDPMTGKAEWGLRSYQDDFDSTSWGGENVYDVYSLSYEEALDGTYYKDW
- a CDS encoding tetratricopeptide repeat protein, whose amino-acid sequence is MRKGHSPKLIIVLTLLSLLTFLSVASCAPLFRRRPSQPPPRQEPPPKTAPAELPARLPSQPQPTLPAPAPKPVQPKPESSPAPKVEKPALPSDQAASQLIAQGWDCVSNKKLDLAETKFEKALRIAPTSGSAYYGMAQVAYLRTNYAQCLELAQSAELYSFQEPSLLLKAYILEGDCLARMGKRDKAVDAYRKALELDPGSQYILEKLKRMGQ